In Thunnus albacares chromosome 10, fThuAlb1.1, whole genome shotgun sequence, a single window of DNA contains:
- the LOC122991071 gene encoding neuronal acetylcholine receptor subunit alpha-3-like has translation MIFPGKLTNVLLLVLLAAQGCFSSKAEDRLFRRLFRRYNQFIRPVENVSDPVTVEFEVSISQLVKVDEVNQIMETNLWLRHVWNDYKLRWIPVEYDGIEFIRVPSNKIWRPDIVLYNNAVGDFLVEDKTKALLKFDGTITWVPPAIFKSSCPMDITYFPFDYQNCSMKFGSWTYDKAKIDLVLIGSKVNLKDFWESGEWEIIDAPGYKHDIKYNCCEEIYPDITYSFYIRRLPLFYTINLIIPCLLISFLTVLVFYLPSDCGEKVTLCISVLLSLTVFLLVITETIPSTSLVIPLIGEYLLFTMIFVTLSIVITVFVLNVHYRTPMTHTMPEWVRAVFLGVLPRVMLMRRPIDQGCSSSASITGGTGGAGGGSSGGNKKRKNSLGGGSGTGSVSVGGITGGVACPPLDGGAGGGGASSAGGSMNCVEYGEMNRDMNRDMNRRCPYRGKEVPTPVPPPMVPPPPQAHQTQGPQESELPKVPRPLSAPSPVNAVVAFSVVSPEIKQAIESVKYIAENMRTRNKAKEVEDDWKYVAMVIDRIFLWVFVTVCVLGTLGLFLQPLISFLK, from the exons ATGATTTTCCCCGGGAAACTAACAAACGTCCTCCTGCTGGTGCTCCTGGCAGCGCAAG GCTGTTTTTCATCTAAGGCAGAGGACAGATTATTTCGGAGGTTGTTCCGCAGGTACAACCAGTTCATCCGACCAGTGGAGAATGTATCTGATCCAGTCACAGTGGAGTTCGAGGTGTCCATATCTCAACTAGTCAAAGTG GATGAGGTGAATCAAATTATGGAAACCAATCTGTGGCTCAGACAT GTCTGGAATGACTACAAACTGAGATGGATCCCTGTTGAGTACGACGGCATTGAGTTCATACGAGTTCCATCCAATAAGATTTGGAGGCCAGACATTGTTTTGTACAACAA TGCTGTAGGTGATTTCTTAGTGGAAGACAAGACCAAGGCTCTGCTGAAGTTTGATGGCACCATCACCTGGGTTCCTCCAGCTATTTTCAAATCCTCCTGCCCGATGGACATCACCTACTTCCCCTTTGACTACCAGAACTGCTCCATGAAATTTGGCTCCTGGACCTACGACAAGGCCAAGATTGACCTGGTGCTCATTGGCTCAAAG GTGAACCTTAAAGACTTCTGGGAAAGTGGAGAGTGGGAGATCATTGATGCACCAGGTTACAAGCACGACATCAAGTACAACTGCTGTGAGGAGATCTACCCGGACATCACCTACTCCTTCTACATCCGCCGGCTGCCACTCTTCTACACCATCAACCTCATCATCCCCTGCCTCCTCATCTCCTTCCTCACAGTGCTGGTCTTCTACCTCCCGTCTGACTGTGGGGAGAAGGTCACCCTGTGTATCTCTGTGCTCCTCTCCCTCACTGTGTTCCTGCTGGTCATCACCGAGACCATCCCTTCAACGTCACTCGTCATCCCTCTGATCGGCGAGTACCTCCTCTTCACCATGATTTTTGTCACGCTCAGTATTGTCATCACTGTCTTTGTGCTGAATGTCCACTACCGCACCCCCATGACTCACACAATGCCAGAGTGGGTGAGGGCGGTGTTCCTTGGGGTGCTGCCCAGGGTGATGCTGATGAGGCGGCCTATCGACCAAGGCTGCTCCTCTTCTGCCAGTATCACAGGAGGCAcgggaggagcaggaggaggaagcagcggagggaacaagaagagaaagaacAGCCTGGGAGGAGGAAGTGGCACGGGAAGCGTAAGCGTTGGAGGTATCACTGGGGGTGTAGCGTGTCCACCGCTGGATGGTGGTGCAGGTGGAGGAGGGGCCTCCTCAGCTGGCGGCTCCATGAACTGTGTGGAGTATGGTGAAATGAACCGTGACATGAACCGGGATATGAACAGAAGGTGCCCCTACAGAGGCAAGGAGGTACCGACTCCTGTCCCTCCCCCAATGGTGCCCCCTCCTCCTCAGGCACACCAGACCCAGGGGCCCCAGGAGTCGGAGCTGCCCAAAGTACCGAGGCCATTGAGTGCCCCATCGCCGGTGAATGCTGTGGTTGCCTTCTCCGTGGTGTCACCAGAGATCAAGCAGGCCATCGAGAGCGTGAAGTACATTGCCGAAAACATGAGGACTCGCAACAAAGCCAAAGAG GTGGAAGATGACTGGAAGTACGTCGCCATGGTCATAGATAGGATCTTCCTTTGGGTTTTTGTGACAGTCTGTGTGCTGGGAACTCTGGGACTCTTCCTTCAGCCACTCATCAGCTTCTTAAAATGA